From a region of the Cyclopterus lumpus isolate fCycLum1 chromosome 5, fCycLum1.pri, whole genome shotgun sequence genome:
- the rassf1 gene encoding ras association domain-containing protein 1, whose translation MSKCELIELKDLSVNDPIELAAPAARTAPPVNPAPPSPFHAVRLLRESVRIETPRCQIGHAGVGHDFQPYSHTHLTWCDLCGEFIWGVYKQSLRCANCSYTCHYRCRPFIQLNCSTDESLLTDKEDFSVESLETDTNVDEQIDLGKQELTDFEIQHKVKEYNAQINSSLYMVVNKDGSYTGFIKVHFQLVRPISLPPSQSLCATQEEDQQGRHMKRRTSFYLPKDTAKHLHISSQTRVREVIEALLNKFTVVDNPAKFALFERVERHSQVYMRKLPDDEFPLYLRLCAGPSEKVLSLVLKENETGEVNWDAFSSPELCNFLRILKREEEEHVRQIVKRYSLARDTIKQAVARITTPS comes from the exons ATGTCTAAATGTGAGCTGATTGAGTTGAAGGACCTCAGTGTGAATGATCCCATTGAGTTGGCTGCTCCTGCTGCCCGCACAGCTCCACCTGTCAACCCTGCTCCGCCGAGCCCCTTCCATGCCGTCCGTCTGCTCAGAGAAAGCGTCAGAATCGAAACACCCCGGTGTCAGATAGGACATGCTGGAGTGGGTCATGACTTCCAGCCCTACAGTCACACCCATCTTACCTGGTGTGACCTGTGTGGAGAATTCATCTGGGGTGTATACAAGCAAAGTTTACGCTGTGCAA acTGCAGCTACACTTGTCACTACCGCTGCCGACCATTCATCCAGCTGAACTGCAGCACAGATGAAAGTTTGTTAACAGACAAGGAAGATTTCTCTGTTGAGAGCCTCGAGACAGACACAAATGTG gACGAACAGATTGATTTGGGTAAACAGGAGTTGACGGACTTTGAGATTCAACATAAGGTTAAGGAGTATAATGCACAGATCAACAGCAGTCTCTACATGGTGGTT AATAAAGATGGGTCCTACACTGGTTTCATCAAGGTCCACTTTCAGTTAGTCCGTCCcatctccctgcctccctcccagAGCCTGTGCGCCACACAGGAGGAAGATCAGCAGGGCAGACATATGAAGCGGCGGACATCCTTCTACCTCCCCAAAGACACTGCCAAGCACCTGCATATAAGTTCCCAAACACGTGTACGAGAAGTCATCGAGGCATTGCTCAACAAGTTTACGGTGGTGGACAACCCGGCCAAGTTTGCCCTGTTTGAACGTGTTGAGAGACATAGTCAAG tgTACATGCGTAAACTGCCTGACGATGAGTTCCCCCTCTACCTGCGCTTGTGTGCTGGCCCTAGTGAAAAAGTCTTGAGTCTGGTTTTGAAAGAGAATGAAACAGGGGAAGTAAAT TGGGATGCATTCAGTTCTCCTGAGTTGTGCAACTTTCTGCGAATCCTGAAGCGTGAGGAAGAAGAGCATGTACGGCAGATTGTGAAGCGCTACAGTCTTGCGAGAGACACAATCAAGCAGGCCGTGGCACGGATCACTACTCCTAGTTGA